Genomic DNA from Echeneis naucrates chromosome 14, fEcheNa1.1, whole genome shotgun sequence:
tttctggtctcagtctgaaacattcagagggaaaggggaggggttaggggcggggctattgtgtgactgacagattgGACCTCCCAATCTGGAtcaacacagagcaggtcagatccgcCTTCTGTTCAACCTGGTTTTAACTCTTCATGTTTATCTTTCAGGATGAAGAGAagtgttttcctgctgctgtttggagtCCTGAGCTTCTGTCAGGCTCAGGTATCCCCTCACCTGCATCCATGGTTACCCACATGTCAATAAACCAGCATCCAACATGTCCCAGCATGCATTgcatcaataatgaaaatgaaatgagaatgaCAGTTTAAGCTCATGGTACAAAATAATTTGAGAATGTTCTGAACAATGTAGAACCTGAAGTGGGAACCAATCAGACAGACTCAGAAAATGAGAGGAGTATTTTCTCTCACCGGTTGACGTCAGAGCGACATCACATAACCATAAACATAGTTACCCAGACTGCTTTCCAATCGTTTCAACTTTCACTCTACGAAAAGCTTTAACTCAAAGTTTCTGAGGTCTGGTCTTCTGTTCCAGTCGGACAGTGGCGGCGAGGAGACCGGTGGGGATGAGGAACATGTGGAGCTCTTCACCACGCCCACAACCAAGATGGCTGCCGCCACCTCGGACTTTGGCTACAACCTGTTCCGTGCCCTGGGGAGCCGCGAAACCACGTCCAACATCTTCCTGTCGCCCATCAGTGTGTCCGCAGCACTGACGCAACTGTCCATGGGTGAAGACACAAACTCACAACAAACACCAAACCGGAGCTTCGGCTCCAGCTGCTGGTCAGATCCAGCTGTTGGTCCGATCCGTCCACTGGTCCGATCTGGCTGCTGGTGTGTTCCAGCTGTTGGTCTGATCCAGTTGCTGGTCCGATCCAGCTGCTGGGCCGATCCGGCCACTGGTCCGATCTGGCTGCTGGTCTGTTCCAGCTGTTGGTCCGCTCCGTCCACTGGTCTGAACTGGCCGCTGGTCTGATCCAGCTGCTGGTCTGTTCTGGTTGTTGGTCCGATCTGGCTGCTGGTCTGTTCCAGCTGTTGGTCCAATCTGTCTGCTGGTCCGATCCGGCTGTTGGTCTGATCTGGCTGCTGGTCTGTTCCAGCTGTTGGTCCGATCTGGCTGTTGGTCCGAGTCGACCGCTGGTCCGATCTGGCTGAGACCAGCTCTTTGTTTCATGTTCTGTTCATGTTCAAGTTCTTTGATTGTTTCATGTGTGGGCTGTTtgtgctcttttcttcttcatgtgtttattCTGCGACTGTTCATAGTGACAGTATTATAAAGACTTCTGCCTCAGTCCTGAACCAGCGTGGGGACTCGCTGAAGGTGTTCAGAATGGATTTAAAAAGGATTTATGGGTTCAGGTACAGTGGAGTAAGAATCCCCTCtgtagaaataaacaaagaggagCACAGCAGATATCTGTCCAGTCGCAGGATGTTTCTGGCTGGTTctcaacacaaaaaaggaatCTTGTCAGAAATTTTTGACTCGCGTAACCTGAAACTTGTCTCTCAGGAGCGTCTGAGCGAGCCGAGCGGCAGCTGTTCAGGGCTCTGAGGTACCACACCCTGCAGGATCCTCAGCTCCACCTGACCCTGAAGAACCTGCTGGCTTCAGTCAAGACGCCTGGAAAAGGCCTGAGCATCGCTGCACGCCTCTACCTGGCACGACGTGAGTTCATGTGGACAACCACATGGAATTATTCTGAGCTGGAAACTGTTTTCCAACTCATGACCTTTAAAAGAAAACTCAGATAATTCAAGTTGGATGTTGCAGGAAATCAAAAGCTAAACTGGAATATTGGAAGTAACATTTTCTGGAAAATCAGCAAACGATGTTGAGTTAGAGggtcagacacagagagacaatgTGGAACACATTAAAAACTTGGACCAAGACATAAATAAAACCTGatcttcctctttgttgttAGGACTCCGTCTGAAGCAGGACTTCTTCGGACTTGTGGAGCAACAGTATGGAGTCCGTCCAAAGGCGCTGCAGGGAGGAACCAAAGACCTGAAAGAAATCAACGACTGGGTGTCTCAGGAGACGGGCGGGAAGGTGCAGCGCTTCCTGACCAAAGGCCTCCCCCGAGTCCCCGGAGTGAACACCATGAGCGCTGCCTACTTTAAAGGTAGGTCCTGCTGGTGGACAGTCGGAGATGGACGCTGTTGGAGGTCACTGGTGACTTctgtctcatctgtctctgATCAGGGAAGTGGGTGACTCGGTTCAGTCAGAATGGAGTGATGGAGAACTTCCAGGTAGACGGCGGCGCTCCTGTCCAAGTTTCCATGATGAAACAGGACAACTATCCTGTGAAGATGGGAGCCGACTCAGATCTGAGCTGCACGGTGAGTTTTCCTGCTGTGGAACATTTGAAGATCTAAACTCCAGCAGTTGATTCTGGATTCTCCTCCGCAGATCGCTCAGATCCAGATGCAGGACGACATCAGCATGTTCATCTTCTTACCCGATGCGGTGACGTCCAACATGACGCTGCTGGAGGAAAGTCTGACGGCTGAGTTCGTCCAGGACTTGTCCATGACACTCCTCCCGGCCAAGGTGTCCCTGACTCTGCCCACCCTGAGGCTCAGCTACTCCTCAGACCTGCTGCCTCTGCTCGCTGACCTGGGTGAGTCCACAACCCAGCAACTGTTAGATTTGTCAGAGGAGCAGGAGACCAGTGCATTTAAACTAAGTTTGACTAGAACCAAAAACTGAGCCTGAAAAGTCCGAATCCAGacctgcaacctggaaacacgTGACAGATGGGAACAGGAAAGACTGACGTGACCATCTTCTGTATCTGTTCTTGATCCTGCGCCTTCAAAGGTTCCttccatcctcttcctccctgcagGTCTCTCTGAGTGGCTGGACAACCCAGACTTGGAGAAGATCTCGGCTCAGCCCACCAAGGTTGCCAGTCTCCATCACAAGGCTGTCATGGAAACGGCTCCCGAGGGGAACCAGTATGCAAGCGCCACCTCCACACTCAGCCACCTGACGTACAGGGTGGACCGCCCCTTCCTCTACCTGATCCGGGACGAGGCGTCGGGGGCGCTGCTCTTCATCGGCCGGGTGGTCAACCCCAAAGACCTTAGAATATAGCACACAGCACACTAACTCTGAGGTCTGATGAGGGACGGCGGGCATTGACTCGTGATTCGGATTTGATTTGACGTGATTACGTGACTCTTCATGTTGAAACATGCTGCGATCACATTAAGCTGATGAACACACGACGATACTCTAAACTCACCAAAGGACAGTatttaaacaaatcaaatattgTCATTTGtgttcaaagaaataaaacatgacaatgaAACCAGACGAGTCTCCgacattttcattgtgttctCCAAAGCACCAACAGAAGGGTGACGTCATGGTTGAACAGACTCCAGGAAGCTGCTGATTATTTCCCCACATGCGACCACAAAACGCCTCCCGCAGAGTCTGATGCCAAAGAGTGCAACGCTGttagttctgtgtgtgtgtggtaacaCATGTGGTCTCAATTTTCCACACAGGCTGAAATTCCTGAGGTTTCTGAACAACTTCCCAGAAGTCAGTGAGAAGAACAAATCCCAGACCGAGGAACATAAATGCTCcgtgtctcctcctcctcctccttcttcctgttaGCATGCAGGCCAAGTTATCACATTTTTGCAGGTTCGAGTCCAGCCTGGTGACCTTTGCTGCAGGTCGTTTCccctgtttcctctctgccatCAGAATAAAAAGgtttaaatttccttttttttatgtaaccaCAGCATGTGCTGATGAGCCGGACCAACAAGTCCAGATCCAGGTGGGCTCCACCTCACAATGATCTGCTGCTAAAGTCAGTTCAGCTTCAGGGGTCTAGAGGAGTCCAGACCAGGATCAGATGGCCATCATGTTCACTTGATGACAACTGGAAGAAGCTCATGAACTCACTCTGATTGTCTCATTTCTATTATGAACTCTTTTGTCAAGCTCAGATTTCAcaccaaacattttcttttctgattcTGCAAAGAAACGacagtttgtcctttttttacATGAACTCTCCACCAGAGGGCGACACATGTTCAGTAAAAAGTTTCATCAGCAGCTAAAATCAAGCCAAACAGAGAACTGCTTCACTTCCTGCTCCCCAGAGGATCACCTCCCCTCAGTTTAAAAAGATGAACCTTTAACTGCTACAAGGAGATACTGCCTCTGGAGTGAAGGCCATCTGAGGACAAAGGTTGAGGTCAGAAGTCATGAGATGGAGTCTCAGACCAAACCTTATTCCTCTTTCGGGGTTAATGAGTCTGTGACCTCATGACCCTCAGGCCGAACGCCATGAAATCCGATGGATGATGTCACACCAGACATGGATCCCAGGTGATCTTCAGAGATTTGAGACACTGAAAGAGAAATTTTGTAAAACTACGACGGGTTGGAAGTGATGTAAAAACCACCTGATAGGAAGTGTCTGAGGGGAGGAGAAGGCTGCAATGTCAGCGTGATGTAACAACGTCCTTTAAGATTTGATAGCATTAGCTAGCAGCCAGGATCTGCACAGTGTGGAGGGCCCTGCCGTAAGTCCACAGCAACAGGAGGGACGGGGCAGTCCAAACCATCTCTACGATGAGACGGTTTACAGAAACTGTGTTCGCATGTAGTGCGAACATGAGTccactcaaatcaaatcaagtcagatttatttgttacatcaaggcactttacatacagagcaggtctggaccaaactctttagaaaatgatttaaagagaccaacagagcaggaaaaacttcctttaggaGGCAGagacctcgggcagaaccaggccgGGGGGGTCCACACGACACCTCTGTGATCAGCTGA
This window encodes:
- the serpinf1 gene encoding pigment epithelium-derived factor, whose amino-acid sequence is MKRSVFLLLFGVLSFCQAQSDSGGEETGGDEEHVELFTTPTTKMAAATSDFGYNLFRALGSRETTSNIFLSPISVSAALTQLSMGASERAERQLFRALRYHTLQDPQLHLTLKNLLASVKTPGKGLSIAARLYLARRLRLKQDFFGLVEQQYGVRPKALQGGTKDLKEINDWVSQETGGKVQRFLTKGLPRVPGVNTMSAAYFKGKWVTRFSQNGVMENFQVDGGAPVQVSMMKQDNYPVKMGADSDLSCTIAQIQMQDDISMFIFLPDAVTSNMTLLEESLTAEFVQDLSMTLLPAKVSLTLPTLRLSYSSDLLPLLADLGLSEWLDNPDLEKISAQPTKVASLHHKAVMETAPEGNQYASATSTLSHLTYRVDRPFLYLIRDEASGALLFIGRVVNPKDLRI